From a single Mus musculus strain C57BL/6J chromosome 12, GRCm38.p6 C57BL/6J genomic region:
- the Serpina1c gene encoding alpha-1-antitrypsin 1-3 precursor, which translates to MTPSISWGLLLLAGLCCLVPSFLAEDVQETDTSQKDQSPASHEIATNLGDFAISLYRELVHQSNTSNIFFSPVSIATAFAMLSLGSKGDTHTQILEGLQFNLTQTSEADIHKSFQHLLQTLNRPDSELQLSTGNGLFVNNDLKLVEKFLEEAKNHYQAEVFSVNFAESEEAKKVINDFVEKGTQGKIAEAVKKLDQDTVFALANYILFKGKWKKPFDPENTEEAEFHVDESTTVKVPMMTLSGMLDVHHCSTLSSWVLLMDYAGNATAVFLLPDDGKMQHLEQTLSKELISKFLLKRPRRLAQIHFPRLSISGEYNLKTLMSPLGITRIFNNGADLSGITEENAPLKLSQAVHKAVLTMDETGTEAAAATVLLAVPYSMPPIVRFDHPFLFIIFEEHTQSPLFVGKVVDPTHK; encoded by the exons ATGACTCCCTCCATCTCATGGGGTCTACTGCTTCTGGCAGGCCTGTGTTGCCTGGTCCCCAGCTTTCTGGCTGAGGATGTTCAGGAGACAGACACCTCCCAGAAGGATCAGTCCCCAGCCTCCCATGAGATCGCTACAAACCTGGGAGACTTTGCAATCAGCCTATACCGGGAGCTGGTCCATCAGTCCAACACTTCCAACATCTTCTTCTCCCCAGTGAGCATTGCCACAGCCTTTGCTATGCTCTCCCTAGGGAGCAAGGGTGACACTCACACGCAGATCCTAGAGGGCCTGCAGTTCAACCTCACACAAACATCGGAGGCTGACATCCACAAGTCCTTCCAACACCTCCTCCAAACCCTCAACAGACCAGACAGTGAGCTGCAGCTGAGCACAGGCAATGGCCTCTTTGTCAACAATGACCTGAAGCTGGTGGAGAAGTTTCTGGAAGAGGCCAAGAACCATTATCAGGCAGAAGTCTTCTCTGTCAACTTTGCAGAGTCAGAGGAGGCCAAGAAAGTGATTAATGATTTTGTGGAGAAGGGAACCCAAGGAAAGATAGCTGAGGCGGTGAAAAAACTGGACCAAGACACAGTTTTCGCCCTGGCAAATTACATTCTCTTTAAAG GCAAATGGAAGAAGCCATTCGATCCTGAGAACACTGAGGAAGCTGAGTTCCACGTGGACGAGTCCACCACGGTGAAGGTGCCCATGATGACCCTCTCGGGAATGCTTGATGTGCACCATTGCAGCACGCTGTCCAGCTGGGTGCTGCTGATGGATTATGCAGGCAATGCCACTGCTGTCTTCCTTCTGCCCGATGATGGGAAGATGCAGCATCTGGAGCAAACTCTCAGCAAGGAGCTCATCTCCAAGTTCCTGCTAAAGAGGCCCAGAAG GTTAGCCCAGATCCACTTCCCCAGACTGTCCATCTCTGGAGAATATAACTTGAAGACACTCATGAGTCCACTGGGCATCACCCGGATCTTCAACAATGGGGCTGACCTCTCCGGAATCACAGAGGAGAATGCTCCCCTGAAGCTCAGCCAG GCTGTGCATAAGGCTGTGCTGACCATGGATGAGACAGGAACAGAAGCTGCAGCAGCTACAGTCTTACTAGCCGTTCCTTATTCTATGCCCCCTATCGTGCGCTTCGATCACCCTTTCCTTTTCATAATATTTGAAGAACACACTCAGAGCCCCCTCTTTGTGGGAAAAGTGGTAGATCCCACACATAAATGA